TCTAAGGTAATAACCGCCTGCTTTAACCACGTGCCAGCCTTACCTAACGGCTTTTCTTTATGCCAAATCAGCTCAACCGCAACGGGCCAACTGTGCTTATCAAAATCCAGCTTTGGTGATACCAAAGAGCCATCCTTTAACGCATCAACGATAATATGCTCAGGCACCAACGCCCAACCAAGGTTACGTTGCACCAGCTCAATAATCACCCACTGACTCTCAACCCACCATACATCGGCGGCAACCCGTAGGCGTGATTTTTCTTTACTCTCGTTGCGCGTTGCAACAATGAGCTGACGGTATCTTTTTAAGTCCTCCCAGCTGACCACTCGGTTCGCTATTTCATGCTCAGGCGCACAAACCATTTTAAGTGGAATCCAGCCTAAGGTATGAAAACTAATAGCCGATGGCAAATCCTCTTGGCTCCACATAATGCCTAGATCCGCGCGCTTTTCTAAAATCAAACGACTAACATCTTCCATGATGGGCAGCAGCAATTCTAACTCCACCGTAGGAAACAAGTTATCAAACTCATCGAGCAATCGCGCCAGCCACTCTGATGGATAGAGATCATCGACTGCCAGCACCAAACGGCTTTCGACACCTTCACTTAAGCTTTTGGCCACCCCGAAGAAATGCTCGCAGCGCTCCAGTATTAAATACGCTTCAGCTAGTAGCCGTTTACCTTCCTCCGTCAATTCAGGATAGCGACTATTTCGAGTAAATAACACGTTGTCCAAGTCGATTTCTAAATTTGCCACCGCCGCACTAACCGATGACTGTGCTTTGCCAAGCCGCCGTCCTGCTGCTGAAAACGAGCCCGTCTCTACCGTTGCCACAAATGCTTGTAGTTGCTCTAAAGAAAAGTTCATGTATCGGTTTTTCCTATAGACAGTAACTTTGATCTATTAGTTTAACAGATACAATAGAGTCAACTAAGTAATATGAATGTATATTCTATAAGGATTAATCATGCGAACTCATAGAGATCGTATACGTCACGCTGTTGGATTTGAAATAATTGCATTAATACTATCCATTCCCATTATGAGCTTCTTTTTTGATTTTGATATCAAAGATATCGGTGTTATTGCCATTGTAGGTTCTATCATAGCAACTATATGGAACTACGGTTTCAATATTGTCTTTGATAAAAGCATGGTAAAGTTTAAACGCAGCACATTTAAGACCCCAGCGATTCGAGTGCTTCATGTACTGCTATTTGAGGGTGGTCTGCTGCTTCTATATCTGCCCATGGTCTCATGGTATCTTGGTATTAGTTTATGGCAAGCATTTATTATGGACGCGTCATTGGTTGGATTTTATCTGGCTTATACATTCTCTTATAACTGGGCTTATGACAAGATTTTCCCGATACAATATTTTAAATATATAAAAAATAGAGCGGTTTCTATATAAGTCGAGCTAACAATACTTTAAGTTATATCTGATGTTGATGGGTGCTAGAATAGACTCTAAATTTAAATTTTTCACCTAGATAAAATCGGTGATTAAGCCTTTTAGACTATAAAATATATAGTTTAAAAGGCTTTACTGTATTTTAAAGCCGATGAAACACTTCTGTATTTAGAATTAATTTTGAGATTCTTAGAAACTTATTAAGGAAAGGTTATGCATATCACTGCCAATTTCGATGCAGGTAATATTGACGTTATTAATTTAGACGATAAAAAGGATATCCAGTTGGCTATTCGTCCAGACGTTGGTGGCGAGTTTTTCCAATGGTTTAACTTTCGTTTATCAGGTCAGGTTGGTGAGCAATATGTCCTCAATATTGTCAATGCAGGGGAGGCGTCCTACGTTAAAGGGTGGCAGGATTACCAAGCCGTTGCTTCGTACGATCGGGAATATTGGTTCCGTCTGCCAACCACTTATAAAGATGGTAAGTTAACCATCGTGGCAGATTTAGAATGTGACACCATTCAAATTGCTTATTTTGCCCCTTACAGTTATGAGCGTCATCAAGATTTATTAGCCGCCGTACAAACGCATCCGTTAGTGACGTTAGAGCATTTGGGTGAAACCATTGATAAGCGTGACTTAACTTTAGTGAAAATCGGTAATGGCGATAGCAATAGTGAGGTGAATAAACGCAACATTTGGATTACTGCGCGTCAGCACCCCGGTGAGACGATGGCTGAATGGTTGGTTGAGGGTCTGATGCATAGCTTGTTAGATAGTGATAATGCCACCGCTAGGTTGTTGTTAGAGAAAGCGAACTTCTATATTGTGCCGAATATGAACCCCGACGGTGGTGTGCGCGGACATCTGCGTACCAATGCTGTCGGTACTAACTTGAACCGTGAATGGTCAAATCCAAGCTTAGAAAAAAGCCCTGAAGTGTTCCATGTGATTAACAAAATGGAGGCGACAGGCGTTGACCTGTTTTATGATGTGCACGGCGATGAAGCGCTGCCTTATGTGTTTCTTGCTGGCTCTCAAGGGACGCCAAGTTATAACGATCGCCTCGCACGTCTGCGTGATAAATTTTCAGACGTGTTGAAATTAGCCAGCGCTGATTTTCAGTCACAATTTGGTTATGACGTTGATGCGCCAGGTACAGCAAACATGACTGTCGCAACTAACTGGGTGGCAGAACGTTTTGATTGCCTTGCCAATACCTTAGAGATGCCTTTTAAAGATAACGATAATCTACCTGATGCAGACATGGGCTGGTCACCAGAGCGTTCTATCAAACTAGGAGAGGCATCGTTGATTGCGATGTTGGCGGTGGTGGATGATTTGCGTTAGTGAATGATTCAGACCAACGTGTAAAGCTAATAACCAGTTTATGTTGGTTTTATGGTGAATATGTAGCACTTTCCTGCTTACACATTCGCAAAATAAATACTTTCTTTCAATGTTCTTATCGATAGTAATCGGCAAGCACAATTTTTTCGTTCTAATCTAATGAGCACTATAACCATAGGAATGAGATTTAAATATCTAAAACCACAAAGTTTTATTATCCTCAAAGGAGGAGCTGCTATCAATAATTGACGTTAATGCTTACGATGTCGGAGTAGTTATCAGGTTTAAAATCGGCACTGGGGACAGTAACATAGACAGTCTTTAGTTGAGAGGTTCCATCGCCAGTACCTACTACGCCGTTCCCTACGTTATTCGAGGTAGCGGTGTTTCCCCATATATTTCCACTTGCACCATCAGTTGAATGCAGTTGATAAGGTATCTTATCGGTATTGCTGCCAGTACCGCTCATGACACCAGCACCATCTATACTGTTATTGGAGGGCATCAAGCCAATATTATAGGGTGCACCATTTGTACAGGTCACGCCAATCGCGCTAGAATTATTGCCCATGATATTGTTTCTATTTGCAGAATGAGAACCTAAATTGACATCAGTGGTAGAGGTAACTGAGCAGCTTGGAATTACGGTCGCTTGAACGGTAAATGGGAATCGAATACTATTCTGACTTTCCGTCGCGCAATTGGATGAGTTTAAGTCTTCATCGGCTTTATATGTCAATGCGGTATGGTTGCTATTAAAGTTATTGGTATAAGTGCCTGGTGTAGCAAGAGCGTTATTTGCGAGTAAAGATACATCGATAAAAACACTTCCTCTGATAGTAGATTCGGTACCTGCGAGGCCTGGTCTTCTTGGCATGATAAGCGGTCCCGTATTGTATTCTGAACCATCATTCCGTGCGCCCCAAGGCTTATTATCTATTGTCATGGCGAATGCTAAGGAGGAGTTAGTGTCAGACTTATTCCTCATGTACCGAGGGTTAGTGATAATGGGAATATAATCGCCATCACCAACTGCAAGGCAAACTGACACATAGCCGTCCCTGAAACCTCCGTTGGTACAGGTATAGTCCAATCTAGTAGTAATCGTGGCATTATTAATATTAGCGAGAGTAATCTTATCACCAATGTTTACAAGGCTTGGAGTCATACTTGCTGTGCACTCAGTACGAAGTAAAGATCCGGCCCATACATGATCCATAGGTAACCACCATGCACCTACTATCAAAAATAGGCTATATTTCCATCTTAACAATTTCATTATTCTTCTACCTTTTGACAGATGAGAGGACCGATTAGTGGAATATCGTCGCCCTGTTTATAATAAACAAAACTGACCGTACAACTATCCTTAGAGGGCATGATTACTTTTAGTACATTGTGCTCATCTAAGGTATCCAAATAGACTTCGCCATCAAATCCAATAACTGCTGAAGGTGCATTTTTGTTCGTAAGTAACTGTACTTGACTGCCTAACGGTAGTGGCTGGTTATCGCTGTCTGTGAGGATAACAGAGGCAGAGCGCACCGGTGTGATGCCAAAGCTTACTAATACTCCTGCGCGGTCAGTCGGTGTGGCTTCAATATTCACCTTGTCAATACGCAGGTCAGCAGGCAAATCCATGGGGTCAATCGCAATCTTATTGTCTTGGTAAGCGTTCAATGGCGTCACCAATAACAGCCCCCGCTTATTTGTTGTACCAATGGGACTGTTTTGCAGCAGTACTGGTACATCAGCGATACCATCAGTGGAGACCACGGCAAAACCATTATTGATTTGGCGGGCGGCAAATAAGCCTCCGCCCATCATTACCAGCGCGCCTGTACCACTGGCATAAGTAGAGTAGCTATCGTTGTTACTACTGATACCAGCCTGTAATCGACCGTATGGACCAAGATAATTCAATTCGGCTAGGCCATCGGTACTGCTGTTATTAACCGTACTGTTATTACCTGTACTGTGCCTTGCTTGTGCGCGCCAGCCTATGCCGCCCACACCTGGTGTTGATTGCGACACATCTGTTACCAAGTCATGACGATCGTTGGTGCTCTGCAGACTACTGTTCAGCGAGATATTACGGTCTAAGGATAGCGAGGCGCCAAAAGAGACACTATTATTATCAGAGTTATGGATATCATGATTGTAATTGGCGTTCAGGCTCAGGCGTCGCCCAAAGGATTTTCGCCAAGAGGCGCTGGCAAACTGTGAGGTCTCTTGCTGCGCAAAAGCGATCTGGTTATAACTGAGACCAAAACTGCCTAGAGATTGGGTGTTATAACCTGTTGAGAGTTGTTCACTTCGGCGGTTGGGAGCATCCCCGTAGCGTGTGGCGACGTCACGGTAGTCACCTTGAGTACCGGTAGCATTGAGACCAATATGGAAGCGACTGTTATTCCAAGAGTAATTTGCACTGTATTGCGAGCCACTTTCACCTTGGCTGTCGCTACCCGCTAGTGAGGCAAATAAGACGCCGCCTTTACTGCCCAATAACCAAGTGCCACCGACACCCGCATTACTAAGACCGTCAGTCACTTCAGCATGGGTTTCGGCGGTAAAGCGATCACTGACCCCATAGCGCCAAGTGCCAAAGCCAGCAATATCGCTGCCGTAATCAAAAGATTTGAGCCCATAGTTTTGGCGTACGGCACCAAGCTCTACTGACCAATCAGACAGCCCTGGCTGTAGTAAACGATGGGCATCATAAAGTGAGAAATTAAGCGTGGTGTTTTGTCCTAACGCATCAGTCAAGACGAGCTGGGCATTGCCCGCACCGCTAAAGCTGGGCGCTGTATGCAGCTCAAAAGGACCGGCGGGTACGTCACCGCTGTATTGCTTGAGACCATTAATATACAGCTCGACCGCTGAGGGCAGGGTGGCAGAACCAAAAAACGACGGCAAAGGCGTGGTGGTCATATAGGGCTGCAGGTCAAAATTAGTGCCAAATTGCAGTCCGCCTAAGCGCGTCGACCTGGTCCATGACAGTGCCCCTGTGAGGATGTCGCCAGCGCTGACGGTGAGCAGCTTATCAGGGAATGATTTGCTCCAACTGCTATCCAAACGCACCGTGCGGCTGTCCCAATCATTGCGATTAGTATCGCTACCGGCAAAGCGATTGCCAGTCGTCAGGGCAGTAGAGCTTAATACACCGAGGTCATTAAACGCGCGCAGTTCTGTATAAGCACTTAGGCTGGTCGCGTTGTTTTCGGTTTGGGTACCATAGAGGTTGTAATTTAACAGAAAACCAGGCGAGGCGGTCGGTTGTGGACGCCTGCTATTGCGGGTATTAACGACGGTGGTGGCAAGGTTGAGCATGTTTAGCGGTGCAATGAGGTTGAGCGTTTGCTGACGTGCATCATAATCAATCTTGATATCGGGTAGGGTGTTTAGCGGTATTGGTTCGAAGTTGTCAGGCGGCACTATAAAGCCGAGTTGCTGCAATACGTTGGTACTGGCCCATAATTGCTCATTATAGTATTCGAAGGACGCTAAGCCCTTATCAGCGCCGTTAAGCTTAACCTCCAAATAGAGATCAAGCTTGTCTGTATGGTCATTTTCGTCACGATTATCACGGTCTAAATCAAGCTGTGCGAGACTGTCGTTGGGAAGGTCTGTAGAGGTAGCTATGATATCGTTTGGTTCGATAGCATGGCTGATAGGTATCATTAAGGTTTGCAATAAGGCTATTTTAGCGATCGGAAGTGTCCAGCGTAACGTCTTGTATCGTCTCAGTTCCATTGATCATTGCCTTGAATTTACCACCTGTCGTTAGTGCTGAGGGCGGTGTTTTCAGTGTCCAGTACATGGTAGCGCCTGGTAAAACATAACCCAGCAAACCTTTATGGACATCAATGCTAGTACCAGTCGTATCTACAAAGCTTAGGCTTGCCAGTTGGGCATGACCATTACCGCTATTGTGGACCCGTAACTTTATCTGCTTACCCTCTGGCTGCACGTGCGTGCTCCATTGCAGTTTTGGGGCGGTCTTGACAACACCAACAGGCTGTACAAATACGGGTAGGGAATAGCTCAATGCAAACTGTAAGCCACTTTTTTGGTCAGGGGATTTAATCGGTAACTCATTAACCAAAACTCGGTAGCTATCTTCTACAGCGCCACTGCCGTGCGGCGGTGCTTTGGCACGGATAATTCGAATTAATTGCTTGTCGTTAGGGTTGAGCTCAATCATTGGCGGACTGGCCAATAATCCTCGTGATAGTGTGAGCTGATCGCCTGTTTCATCCTGCGACCAGTGGTACACACGCACTTGCGCATGCACCACATTGTCACCGGTATTACTTAGGGTCAGACCACTGGCATTTTCTCGAGCTTGTATGCTTAAGGAGATGGGAGAGACCTGTAGGCCACTCGCCATCGCCCAATTGCTACACAGTAGAAAGCTTGAGATCACACTATATTTTGCAACACGGTGTAACCAGAGATTTAACATGGATATTAGTAAGCTACAGAAACGGTAATGGTTTCTGTATAAGTGTCTGGTTTAACAACGTTGAGGTTGGTGGCTGTGACGTTTGCATATACTTCATGTGGTATGTTAGTTCCCATACCTGTTCCTGTTCCACCCTGACTACCATCAGTCCAAGGAATAATGCCTGCTGAGTCAGAAGTCATTTGATACTCGATAGTATCTACGTTATCTGACGTACCCTTCATTGTGCCAAGACCAGCAGAGTTTACAGCGCTTGGTAACATCGAAATAGTATAAGGCGTACCTGTGGAGCAGGCTACATTAAGGGTACTAGTTCCAATTGCTGGAGTTACGCCTGCATCAACAGTTCCTAGGCTAATATCATTGCCTGCTACTACTTTACAGTTAGATTCAACTGTCATAGTTACATCAAATGTGTCACTAGTCGGACTAGCAGCATTAGCACTAGACATAGCAACGAAACCACCAAGAGTAACTAATGTAGCGGTCATTAAGGATTTTTTAAATTGCATGGTAAATCTCCAGAGGTTTAGATCTTTTAGGGTTTCAGTAATGGAATGCACCGTAATCAGTTGAATACGATGTGCTTGCCGAGCTAGATAGCAGAAATCACGTCTTTTTGGCAATCTAGAACCCACTGGCATAAGATAGTTACCTGAGGCGAACTGACTCTTTTGGTTACGGTAACTACGACTATCGTCAATATTTGTTACTAAAGCATGACAGGGTTGCTATAGAAGTTTGTGACTAACATGTATCCACGCTAATATCCAATTTTCCACATATATTGTTGACCGATTAGTCACTGCAAAAAATCTAATTTAACATGCCAAAATCCTATCGGATAAAGCTTCACAAATTAATATACCTAGCACCATCTGAACGGGTAGCTATGTCCGCAATAGACTCACCTTTATATGTAACAAAACTTAGTGGTGTTAGATGCAATTCAACAAGCATCGGTTGAATGTAATAAGTTCAAAAATGAGAGTCA
The nucleotide sequence above comes from Psychrobacter sp. P2G3. Encoded proteins:
- a CDS encoding LysR family transcriptional regulator, with translation MNFSLEQLQAFVATVETGSFSAAGRRLGKAQSSVSAAVANLEIDLDNVLFTRNSRYPELTEEGKRLLAEAYLILERCEHFFGVAKSLSEGVESRLVLAVDDLYPSEWLARLLDEFDNLFPTVELELLLPIMEDVSRLILEKRADLGIMWSQEDLPSAISFHTLGWIPLKMVCAPEHEIANRVVSWEDLKRYRQLIVATRNESKEKSRLRVAADVWWVESQWVIIELVQRNLGWALVPEHIIVDALKDGSLVSPKLDFDKHSWPVAVELIWHKEKPLGKAGTWLKQAVITLDQQA
- a CDS encoding PACE efflux transporter, coding for MRTHRDRIRHAVGFEIIALILSIPIMSFFFDFDIKDIGVIAIVGSIIATIWNYGFNIVFDKSMVKFKRSTFKTPAIRVLHVLLFEGGLLLLYLPMVSWYLGISLWQAFIMDASLVGFYLAYTFSYNWAYDKIFPIQYFKYIKNRAVSI
- a CDS encoding M14-type cytosolic carboxypeptidase, yielding MHITANFDAGNIDVINLDDKKDIQLAIRPDVGGEFFQWFNFRLSGQVGEQYVLNIVNAGEASYVKGWQDYQAVASYDREYWFRLPTTYKDGKLTIVADLECDTIQIAYFAPYSYERHQDLLAAVQTHPLVTLEHLGETIDKRDLTLVKIGNGDSNSEVNKRNIWITARQHPGETMAEWLVEGLMHSLLDSDNATARLLLEKANFYIVPNMNPDGGVRGHLRTNAVGTNLNREWSNPSLEKSPEVFHVINKMEATGVDLFYDVHGDEALPYVFLAGSQGTPSYNDRLARLRDKFSDVLKLASADFQSQFGYDVDAPGTANMTVATNWVAERFDCLANTLEMPFKDNDNLPDADMGWSPERSIKLGEASLIAMLAVVDDLR
- a CDS encoding spore coat protein U domain-containing protein — protein: MKLLRWKYSLFLIVGAWWLPMDHVWAGSLLRTECTASMTPSLVNIGDKITLANINNATITTRLDYTCTNGGFRDGYVSVCLAVGDGDYIPIITNPRYMRNKSDTNSSLAFAMTIDNKPWGARNDGSEYNTGPLIMPRRPGLAGTESTIRGSVFIDVSLLANNALATPGTYTNNFNSNHTALTYKADEDLNSSNCATESQNSIRFPFTVQATVIPSCSVTSTTDVNLGSHSANRNNIMGNNSSAIGVTCTNGAPYNIGLMPSNNSIDGAGVMSGTGSNTDKIPYQLHSTDGASGNIWGNTATSNNVGNGVVGTGDGTSQLKTVYVTVPSADFKPDNYSDIVSINVNY
- a CDS encoding fimbria/pilus outer membrane usher protein, with the protein product MELRRYKTLRWTLPIAKIALLQTLMIPISHAIEPNDIIATSTDLPNDSLAQLDLDRDNRDENDHTDKLDLYLEVKLNGADKGLASFEYYNEQLWASTNVLQQLGFIVPPDNFEPIPLNTLPDIKIDYDARQQTLNLIAPLNMLNLATTVVNTRNSRRPQPTASPGFLLNYNLYGTQTENNATSLSAYTELRAFNDLGVLSSTALTTGNRFAGSDTNRNDWDSRTVRLDSSWSKSFPDKLLTVSAGDILTGALSWTRSTRLGGLQFGTNFDLQPYMTTTPLPSFFGSATLPSAVELYINGLKQYSGDVPAGPFELHTAPSFSGAGNAQLVLTDALGQNTTLNFSLYDAHRLLQPGLSDWSVELGAVRQNYGLKSFDYGSDIAGFGTWRYGVSDRFTAETHAEVTDGLSNAGVGGTWLLGSKGGVLFASLAGSDSQGESGSQYSANYSWNNSRFHIGLNATGTQGDYRDVATRYGDAPNRRSEQLSTGYNTQSLGSFGLSYNQIAFAQQETSQFASASWRKSFGRRLSLNANYNHDIHNSDNNSVSFGASLSLDRNISLNSSLQSTNDRHDLVTDVSQSTPGVGGIGWRAQARHSTGNNSTVNNSSTDGLAELNYLGPYGRLQAGISSNNDSYSTYASGTGALVMMGGGLFAARQINNGFAVVSTDGIADVPVLLQNSPIGTTNKRGLLLVTPLNAYQDNKIAIDPMDLPADLRIDKVNIEATPTDRAGVLVSFGITPVRSASVILTDSDNQPLPLGSQVQLLTNKNAPSAVIGFDGEVYLDTLDEHNVLKVIMPSKDSCTVSFVYYKQGDDIPLIGPLICQKVEE
- a CDS encoding fimbria/pilus periplasmic chaperone, encoding MLNLWLHRVAKYSVISSFLLCSNWAMASGLQVSPISLSIQARENASGLTLSNTGDNVVHAQVRVYHWSQDETGDQLTLSRGLLASPPMIELNPNDKQLIRIIRAKAPPHGSGAVEDSYRVLVNELPIKSPDQKSGLQFALSYSLPVFVQPVGVVKTAPKLQWSTHVQPEGKQIKLRVHNSGNGHAQLASLSFVDTTGTSIDVHKGLLGYVLPGATMYWTLKTPPSALTTGGKFKAMINGTETIQDVTLDTSDR
- a CDS encoding spore coat protein U domain-containing protein, which produces MPVGSRLPKRRDFCYLARQAHRIQLITVHSITETLKDLNLWRFTMQFKKSLMTATLVTLGGFVAMSSANAASPTSDTFDVTMTVESNCKVVAGNDISLGTVDAGVTPAIGTSTLNVACSTGTPYTISMLPSAVNSAGLGTMKGTSDNVDTIEYQMTSDSAGIIPWTDGSQGGTGTGMGTNIPHEVYANVTATNLNVVKPDTYTETITVSVAY